The following coding sequences lie in one Candidatus Marinarcus aquaticus genomic window:
- the murJ gene encoding murein biosynthesis integral membrane protein MurJ produces the protein MLIKSIFTNSSGILTSRILGFIRDLLMASILGANIFSDIFFIAFKVPNLFRRIFAEGAFTQAFIPAYAKTRQKIRFSSIVFLQFLAFIIVLSLIVTLFSHVITKAIAIGFSQDTVDLAAPLVAINFYYLPLIFIVTFMAALLQYKNHFATTAYSTALLNLTLIAALLLSQNMDKYTITYYLSYGVLAGGVLQVLVHIMAMKRKNLLKVFTFKKLRNNTTNKFYKNFLSATMGSSTTHISAFLDTWLASFLVAGNISYLYYGNRIFQLPLALFAIATSIALFPMVAKAIKNRDENRALELMKKSFMILLGLLSVATLVGIVFDELIIRLLFERGAFTSTDTQNTALILTMYLIGLIPFGLAKIFSLWLYATDKQFLAAKISMKALAWNIVFSLAFIIPFEAAGLAFASTLSGFILFYLTIKAFGFRRFYTLLKS, from the coding sequence GTGTTAATTAAATCAATCTTCACCAACAGCAGTGGTATCTTAACATCACGTATTTTAGGATTTATCCGAGATTTACTGATGGCTTCTATTTTAGGAGCAAATATCTTTTCAGACATCTTTTTTATTGCTTTTAAAGTACCCAATCTGTTTCGAAGAATTTTTGCAGAAGGGGCATTTACACAAGCCTTTATTCCAGCTTATGCCAAAACACGACAAAAAATCCGTTTTTCATCGATTGTCTTTTTACAATTTTTAGCATTTATCATTGTTTTATCACTCATTGTAACTCTTTTTTCACACGTCATTACAAAAGCCATTGCCATTGGGTTTTCGCAAGACACCGTTGATTTAGCTGCGCCACTGGTTGCCATAAACTTTTACTATTTGCCTTTGATATTTATTGTTACTTTTATGGCGGCACTGCTTCAGTATAAAAATCATTTTGCCACCACTGCATACTCAACAGCACTGTTAAATTTAACCCTTATTGCAGCACTCTTGCTTTCACAAAATATGGACAAATACACCATCACATACTATTTAAGTTATGGCGTCCTTGCAGGTGGAGTTTTACAAGTATTGGTGCATATCATGGCAATGAAACGCAAAAATTTGCTTAAAGTCTTCACCTTTAAAAAGCTTAGAAACAACACCACCAATAAGTTTTATAAAAACTTTTTAAGTGCGACGATGGGTTCATCAACTACCCATATTTCTGCTTTTTTAGATACCTGGTTGGCCTCTTTTTTAGTTGCTGGAAACATCTCATATTTGTATTATGGAAACCGTATTTTTCAACTGCCATTGGCTCTTTTTGCCATTGCCACTTCCATTGCACTGTTTCCAATGGTCGCAAAAGCGATTAAAAACAGAGATGAAAACAGAGCATTGGAGTTGATGAAAAAGTCATTCATGATTTTGTTAGGTCTTTTAAGTGTCGCGACTCTTGTTGGCATCGTTTTTGATGAACTTATTATTCGATTGCTTTTTGAAAGAGGAGCCTTTACATCAACAGATACTCAAAACACGGCACTGATTCTGACCATGTATCTCATTGGACTTATCCCTTTTGGGTTAGCAAAGATATTTTCACTGTGGTTATACGCAACGGATAAACAGTTTTTGGCTGCTAAAATTTCAATGAAAGCGCTTGCTTGGAACATTGTTTTTTCATTGGCTTTTATCATTCCATTTGAAGCTGCTGGGTTAGCATTTGCATCAACATTAAGTGGATTTATTCTTTTTTATCTCACTATCAAAGCGTTTGGTTTCCGACGTTTCTATACTCTTTTAAAGTCCTAA
- a CDS encoding endonuclease/exonuclease/phosphatase family protein has product MKKLILFILTLCYLHATPFSVATYNVENLFDLNYDQTEYKEYIPKKGQWDTQIQETKLNNLAQVLNEMNADIVALQEIESQAALDALLQKVPQYQYHHFLKNSKTAVGTAFISKYKLLNPKRVYVTSKSKTIRHIQKVIVLIENKKFHLFNNHWSSKRQPESARIEYALALKKYIDALAHDIDYILLGDFNSNYNEYLSLKQDKKLNDSLGITGINQILNTTLDNEFVLKKNILNHTQKVHYNLWLDLPYNERFSYIYKGHNQTPDNILLSASLFDNQNISYLEESFQVFKPDYLYQNRNIKRWNKNRGYSDHLPIMASFDTKPYVPTKDTLPDYTTGYLYKTKRLDKPLTLKEVMVIYKHDNSAILKQKKSRAIYAFNNAKELNLGEVYDLEVEQIQNYFGLKEIKNFTIVAHKVNTINPSSFYKEANSIDLFDLEQQNEIITNLTGVFKNGYVYFDDKKIKLYAKDKTLLPNNGQNITIMSGHLGYYKSHVQIIIYQKSDFRVN; this is encoded by the coding sequence ATGAAAAAACTCATCCTTTTTATATTGACACTCTGTTATCTTCATGCGACCCCATTCAGTGTTGCCACATATAATGTAGAAAACCTTTTTGATTTGAATTATGACCAGACAGAGTACAAAGAGTATATCCCTAAAAAAGGGCAATGGGATACACAAATACAAGAAACCAAACTCAATAATCTTGCACAAGTCCTCAATGAAATGAATGCAGATATTGTTGCCTTACAAGAAATAGAGTCACAAGCAGCTTTGGATGCTTTGCTTCAAAAAGTACCACAATACCAATATCATCATTTTTTAAAAAACAGTAAAACAGCTGTAGGTACAGCATTTATCAGTAAATATAAGTTGCTTAACCCAAAAAGAGTCTATGTCACTTCAAAATCGAAAACCATACGACATATTCAAAAGGTCATTGTGCTCATTGAGAATAAAAAGTTTCACCTCTTTAACAATCACTGGAGTTCAAAAAGACAACCAGAAAGTGCACGTATAGAGTACGCTTTGGCATTAAAAAAATATATCGACGCCCTCGCGCACGACATTGATTATATTTTATTGGGAGATTTTAACTCCAATTACAACGAATACTTAAGTTTAAAACAGGATAAAAAGCTCAATGACTCTTTAGGCATTACAGGCATCAATCAAATTTTAAATACCACACTGGACAATGAATTTGTTCTTAAAAAAAACATCTTAAATCATACGCAAAAAGTGCATTATAACCTCTGGCTTGACCTGCCTTATAATGAACGGTTCAGCTACATCTACAAAGGACACAATCAAACACCTGACAACATTTTACTCAGTGCCTCTTTGTTTGATAATCAAAACATCTCTTATCTTGAAGAGAGTTTTCAAGTCTTTAAACCAGACTACTTGTATCAAAATAGAAATATCAAACGATGGAATAAAAACAGAGGTTACTCTGACCATCTTCCTATCATGGCCTCGTTTGATACCAAACCCTATGTACCCACCAAGGATACACTGCCTGATTACACGACAGGGTATCTTTACAAAACAAAACGTTTGGATAAACCCCTTACATTAAAAGAGGTCATGGTGATATACAAACATGATAACAGTGCCATTTTAAAACAAAAAAAGAGCCGAGCTATTTATGCGTTTAACAATGCTAAAGAGTTAAATTTAGGTGAGGTATATGATTTAGAAGTGGAACAAATACAGAACTATTTTGGTCTTAAAGAGATTAAAAATTTTACAATCGTAGCGCATAAAGTGAACACCATAAATCCCTCTTCTTTTTACAAAGAGGCGAACAGTATTGATTTATTTGATTTAGAACAACAAAATGAAATCATCACAAACTTAACAGGTGTATTTAAAAATGGCTATGTATATTTTGATGATAAAAAGATCAAACTCTACGCCAAAGATAAAACTCTTTTACCCAACAATGGGCAAAATATCACTATAATGTCAGGACATTTGGGATACTATAAATCTCATGTTCAAATTATAATTTATCAAAAAAGTGATTTCCGTGTTAATTAA
- a CDS encoding ferritin family protein has protein sequence MRQYESYKCNKCGNVVEVTSVGGGKLTCCDQEMEMITKNLTSVNLMKAFAGESMARNKYEYFAKVAQKEGYRDIAEHFQRAANNEKMHAKLELKAYNLLNSGKELGDTLENLGIAIAGESYENVTMYPDFAKIAKEEGHNDISRMLDLIGKIEIEHENMYKSLLERLEAGKEHVSDDDEEEWICEVCGHVHRGKKALKMCPVCKHPQEYQSRLNSKK, from the coding sequence ATGAGACAGTATGAATCATACAAGTGTAATAAATGTGGTAACGTTGTAGAAGTTACAAGTGTAGGTGGGGGAAAACTGACCTGTTGTGATCAAGAGATGGAAATGATTACAAAAAATTTAACTTCTGTAAATCTTATGAAAGCATTCGCAGGCGAATCAATGGCTCGAAATAAATACGAATATTTTGCAAAAGTAGCACAAAAAGAGGGTTACAGAGATATTGCTGAGCATTTCCAACGTGCAGCAAACAATGAAAAAATGCACGCAAAACTTGAGCTAAAAGCCTACAACTTATTAAACAGTGGAAAAGAACTAGGAGATACTTTAGAGAACTTAGGTATTGCCATTGCAGGTGAAAGTTATGAGAATGTTACGATGTATCCTGATTTTGCAAAAATTGCTAAAGAGGAAGGTCACAATGATATTTCAAGAATGTTAGACCTTATTGGAAAAATTGAAATCGAACATGAAAATATGTACAAATCTCTTCTTGAAAGACTTGAAGCAGGAAAAGAACATGTCAGTGATGATGACGAAGAAGAGTGGATTTGTGAAGTCTGTGGACACGTTCACAGAGGTAAAAAAGCACTTAAAATGTGTCCTGTGTGTAAACACCCACAAGAGTATCAATCACGACTTAACTCTAAAAAATAA
- a CDS encoding Fur family transcriptional regulator produces the protein MNYVDLLKRYNLKVTPQRVAIVQELNDYGHLNIDQLYNKMVNKFPTISLATIYKNMNAMIEKLFIQEVKIPNEKSVYELSKEQHAHVVCEKCKKIEDVVLNTTALMSEAQSKSHFQINSSAFVFSGICSECSK, from the coding sequence ATGAATTATGTAGATTTATTAAAAAGATATAATTTAAAGGTTACACCGCAAAGAGTAGCAATTGTTCAAGAATTAAATGATTATGGACATTTAAACATTGATCAACTCTACAATAAAATGGTGAATAAATTTCCAACAATTTCATTGGCTACTATTTATAAAAATATGAATGCCATGATTGAAAAGCTATTTATTCAAGAAGTGAAAATTCCAAATGAAAAATCAGTGTACGAACTCTCTAAAGAGCAACATGCACATGTGGTTTGTGAAAAATGTAAGAAGATTGAAGATGTGGTTTTAAATACAACGGCATTGATGAGTGAAGCACAAAGCAAATCTCATTTTCAAATCAACAGTTCTGCATTTGTCTTCAGTGGAATTTGTTCAGAGTGTTCAAAATAG
- a CDS encoding calcium/sodium antiporter, which translates to MDFIIFIVAMTALIYGADFIIKESERIALHYNISHFVIGATLVAVGTSLPEMAVSMSASLKGSGDIAVANVIGSTIFNISLVLGLVFLIAKNITPKRDIFAKDSAWALFPILVFILMAIDGKLNLVDGVLFLILMGAYLIFLIQSNQVEEVDEDLANEKFNWLKTILFLLIGFVLTIGGADFAVESASNIARTFGISEWVIGLFLVAFGTSLPELMISIQSAIKNNADLAIGNIIGSNVANFTMVLGLSSIVNPLNVNLSGNFFDISAAFIVSLMLVFIAANKLYNKSAGIALLVVLGLVIQNSL; encoded by the coding sequence ATGGATTTTATTATTTTTATAGTCGCTATGACTGCACTGATTTATGGTGCAGATTTTATTATTAAAGAGAGTGAACGTATTGCACTTCACTACAACATCTCTCACTTTGTAATTGGTGCTACTTTGGTTGCAGTGGGAACAAGCTTACCTGAAATGGCAGTATCAATGTCAGCTTCACTCAAAGGAAGCGGAGATATTGCTGTAGCAAACGTGATTGGAAGTACCATTTTTAATATCTCATTGGTATTGGGATTGGTTTTTTTAATTGCTAAAAACATTACACCCAAACGAGATATTTTTGCAAAAGATTCCGCATGGGCATTGTTCCCTATTCTCGTTTTTATTTTAATGGCCATTGATGGAAAGCTCAACTTAGTTGATGGTGTTTTATTTCTTATTCTTATGGGCGCTTATCTTATCTTTCTCATTCAAAGCAATCAAGTTGAAGAAGTCGATGAAGATTTGGCCAATGAAAAATTCAACTGGTTAAAAACAATCCTCTTTTTATTGATTGGTTTTGTGCTTACTATTGGAGGAGCCGATTTTGCTGTGGAGAGTGCTTCAAACATTGCTCGAACGTTTGGTATCAGTGAGTGGGTGATTGGTCTGTTTTTAGTTGCCTTTGGTACAAGTCTGCCCGAATTAATGATATCTATTCAATCGGCCATTAAAAACAATGCTGATTTAGCCATTGGAAATATCATTGGATCAAACGTAGCAAACTTTACCATGGTATTGGGATTAAGTTCAATTGTTAACCCACTTAATGTAAATCTATCAGGAAACTTTTTTGATATCAGTGCGGCGTTTATAGTATCACTGATGTTGGTCTTTATAGCAGCAAATAAACTTTATAATAAAAGTGCAGGGATTGCGTTACTCGTAGTTCTTGGTTTGGTGATTCAAAACAGTCTGTAA
- the ybeY gene encoding rRNA maturation RNase YbeY, whose amino-acid sequence MIELENQTHYDVPLELLEQITAEVTQKDLELIITDNAHIQELNLEHRGLDKATDVLSFPLEFDLPNMPLGSIVISYNYVQDKAQEYGHSFENEMALLFIHGLLHLVGYDHEVDEGQHRTKEEELIKAFNLPKSLIVRNSF is encoded by the coding sequence ATGATTGAGTTAGAGAATCAAACACACTATGATGTTCCACTGGAACTGCTTGAACAAATCACAGCTGAAGTTACACAAAAAGATTTAGAACTCATCATTACAGACAATGCACATATTCAAGAACTTAATTTAGAACACCGAGGTTTAGACAAAGCTACGGATGTACTTTCATTTCCTTTAGAGTTTGATTTACCCAATATGCCTTTGGGTTCAATTGTGATTTCATACAACTATGTGCAAGACAAAGCACAAGAGTATGGTCACTCATTCGAAAATGAAATGGCACTTCTTTTTATACATGGTTTATTGCACTTGGTTGGATACGACCATGAGGTGGATGAGGGTCAACACCGAACAAAGGAAGAGGAGCTTATTAAAGCATTTAATTTACCTAAAAGTTTAATCGTAAGGAACAGTTTTTAA
- a CDS encoding YgaP family membrane protein, with the protein MNLFDKIKRFCRSFRVIFGVIFIAIGLITGNAWFFLGIIPLIAGVTNFCPLCMITKKCSI; encoded by the coding sequence ATGAATCTTTTTGATAAAATTAAACGATTTTGCCGATCTTTTAGAGTTATTTTTGGAGTAATTTTCATTGCAATTGGTCTTATTACAGGAAATGCCTGGTTTTTTTTAGGGATTATTCCTTTAATTGCAGGTGTAACCAACTTTTGTCCACTTTGCATGATTACAAAGAAGTGCTCAATTTAA
- the radA gene encoding DNA repair protein RadA → MAKRKRSLFECQHCGEQSSKWLGKCPNCGSWESFIELNEEQQEVLKQISQVSYSESKAKPITEIQQDDITRFSSNDEEFDLVLGGGIVPGSLTLIGGSPGVGKSTLLLKVAGNIAKTNKKVLYVSGEESSGQIKIRANRLESNHENLYLLSEIKLEEIQAELLRQEYEVVIIDSIQTIYSGNLTSAPGSVSQVREITFELMRKAKESNIAMFIIGHITKDGSIAGPRVLEHMVDTVLYFEGEASREIRMLRGFKNRFGSTSEIGIFEMRNEGLISAKDIASKFFDRSKPQAGSALTVSVEGTRALILEVQALVTESTYPNPKRSATGFDSNRLNMLLALLEKKLDLPLNHYDVFINISGGIKIKESSADLAVIAAIISSFRNRPISKESVFVGEVSLTGEIKDVYSMDIRLKEASTQGITKAIIASKPKNIKNMKCFEVDEVVKMIELF, encoded by the coding sequence ATGGCAAAAAGGAAACGTTCACTTTTTGAGTGTCAACATTGTGGAGAACAGTCAAGTAAATGGTTAGGTAAATGTCCAAATTGTGGCTCATGGGAGAGTTTTATTGAACTCAATGAAGAGCAACAAGAAGTTTTAAAACAAATTTCACAAGTCAGTTACAGTGAATCCAAAGCCAAACCCATCACAGAAATTCAGCAAGATGATATTACTCGTTTTTCATCCAATGATGAAGAGTTTGATTTGGTTTTAGGTGGTGGAATTGTTCCAGGAAGTTTGACCTTAATTGGTGGAAGTCCAGGTGTAGGGAAATCTACCTTGCTTTTAAAAGTAGCAGGAAACATTGCTAAAACCAATAAAAAAGTGCTTTATGTCTCAGGGGAAGAGAGTTCGGGTCAGATTAAAATACGTGCCAATCGTTTAGAATCCAATCATGAAAATCTCTATTTACTTTCCGAAATCAAACTTGAAGAGATACAAGCCGAACTGCTACGTCAAGAGTATGAAGTGGTGATTATTGACTCCATTCAAACCATTTATTCAGGAAACCTAACATCCGCTCCCGGAAGCGTTTCACAAGTGAGAGAGATTACTTTTGAGCTTATGAGAAAAGCAAAAGAGAGCAATATTGCGATGTTTATTATTGGGCATATTACCAAAGATGGAAGTATTGCTGGTCCTAGAGTTCTTGAACACATGGTGGATACTGTTTTATATTTTGAAGGAGAAGCCAGTCGAGAAATACGAATGCTTCGAGGATTTAAAAACCGTTTTGGAAGTACCAGTGAAATAGGTATTTTTGAAATGCGCAATGAAGGGCTTATCAGTGCTAAAGATATCGCTTCAAAATTCTTTGACCGAAGTAAACCTCAAGCAGGTTCCGCTTTAACCGTCAGTGTTGAAGGTACGCGAGCACTTATTTTAGAAGTTCAAGCACTGGTAACTGAGTCAACCTACCCCAATCCAAAACGCAGTGCCACCGGTTTTGATTCAAACAGATTAAACATGCTCTTAGCACTGTTAGAGAAAAAACTTGATTTGCCTTTAAATCATTATGATGTATTTATCAATATCAGTGGTGGCATAAAAATAAAAGAGAGTTCAGCCGATTTAGCTGTTATTGCAGCCATTATCTCTTCATTTAGAAACAGGCCCATTTCAAAAGAGTCTGTTTTTGTTGGTGAAGTGAGTCTCACAGGTGAAATCAAAGATGTCTATTCTATGGATATTCGATTAAAAGAGGCTTCTACACAAGGTATCACAAAAGCGATTATTGCCAGTAAACCTAAAAACATTAAAAATATGAAGTGTTTTGAAGTAGATGAAGTGGTTAAAATGATTGAACTTTTTTAA
- a CDS encoding DMT family transporter: MNKISPFKAHMYVLLATFLVAGSFIASEKLAQVVNPFSLTLYRFFFSLIILAPFVIFRSSFRAKILSTMPRAMIISLFYSLYFMALFESLKSTTVLNTGTLYTLVPLITAILALFVFKEKIGFKKLLVYIVGLIGTLWVVFKADVALMLSFSLNSGDYIFMLGALSMCCYSISLKLLYRDDNPIVLVFCTLIGGSIWMFLATMVLNEPLNWDKIEGELFYHMTYLIIGTTILTLFLYQKTTVILGPTKVMSYIYLNPVAVALLAYVVNAQSIQAMVIPGIIISAMATIILQKS; the protein is encoded by the coding sequence TTGAACAAAATCTCCCCTTTTAAAGCACACATGTATGTACTATTGGCCACTTTCTTAGTTGCTGGGTCGTTTATTGCTTCTGAAAAATTGGCACAAGTAGTGAACCCGTTTTCACTCACTTTGTATCGGTTTTTTTTCTCACTGATTATTCTTGCACCCTTTGTTATCTTCCGGTCATCATTTCGTGCTAAGATTCTATCAACGATGCCAAGAGCGATGATAATAAGTCTTTTTTACTCCCTTTATTTTATGGCACTGTTTGAGTCGCTGAAAAGTACGACAGTGTTGAACACAGGAACACTGTATACGCTCGTGCCACTTATTACAGCAATTTTGGCATTGTTTGTTTTTAAAGAAAAAATTGGTTTTAAAAAATTGTTGGTTTATATTGTTGGACTTATTGGAACGTTATGGGTTGTTTTTAAAGCCGATGTTGCGCTGATGCTCTCTTTTAGTCTGAACAGTGGAGATTATATCTTTATGTTAGGAGCACTGAGCATGTGTTGCTACTCTATTTCATTGAAGCTTTTATATAGAGATGACAATCCAATTGTACTGGTGTTTTGTACTCTTATTGGTGGTTCTATTTGGATGTTTTTGGCCACCATGGTTTTAAATGAACCACTCAATTGGGATAAAATCGAAGGTGAACTTTTTTATCATATGACTTACTTGATCATAGGTACAACTATCTTAACGCTTTTTTTATATCAAAAAACAACGGTGATTTTAGGTCCAACAAAAGTGATGTCTTATATCTATTTAAACCCAGTGGCTGTGGCATTGTTGGCGTATGTTGTTAATGCACAAAGTATACAAGCAATGGTAATTCCTGGTATTATTATATCCGCAATGGCAACCATTATTTTACAAAAATCCTAA
- a CDS encoding YqiA/YcfP family alpha/beta fold hydrolase codes for MIIYIHGFGSSGFGGKAKLFKEHFKDNIIMPSLSYVPSLAIHTLEQLIELFLKKGEKVSLIGSSLGGYYSMYLANKFGLKAVLINPATTPYKTLDKIGMATNYFDLSSFEVTQEHMQALKFLEVKTFKNQQNFLLLLQTGDELLNYKDALKKLPQAPRIVQEGGDHSFVNIDDYFDEIADFVK; via the coding sequence ATGATTATTTATATTCACGGTTTTGGAAGCAGTGGATTTGGTGGGAAAGCCAAACTTTTTAAAGAGCATTTCAAAGATAACATTATCATGCCCTCTTTGAGTTATGTACCATCTTTAGCCATTCACACTTTAGAGCAACTCATTGAACTTTTTTTAAAAAAAGGAGAAAAGGTGAGTTTGATAGGCTCCTCTTTAGGTGGGTATTATTCGATGTATCTTGCCAATAAATTTGGCTTAAAGGCAGTATTAATTAATCCTGCCACTACTCCCTATAAAACGCTCGATAAAATTGGAATGGCTACGAATTATTTTGATTTATCGAGTTTTGAAGTGACACAAGAACACATGCAAGCATTGAAATTTTTAGAAGTCAAAACCTTTAAAAATCAACAAAATTTTTTGTTGCTGTTACAAACTGGTGATGAGTTATTAAACTATAAAGATGCTTTAAAAAAACTGCCACAAGCTCCTCGTATTGTACAAGAAGGTGGCGATCATAGTTTTGTTAATATTGATGATTATTTTGATGAAATTGCAGATTTTGTTAAGTAG
- a CDS encoding c-type cytochrome, protein MKKLILFLSLASLMFAFEYKAPANYPSGEVGELVKLGEDIVNNTDTHPLTKDLVGNKLQCKSCHLKGSDGKVGTGEGISSWIGTAAAFPAWSKREKTVQSLQDRSNNCFMRSMNGKRPIIDTEASMAIAAYITWLSEGHTIKMNEKGPWSVHNTKLYPKGVKHFKAIQKKATHANYVAGKAVYASQCASCHGQNGEGIAGAFPPLWGKDANGNWLSYNTGAGMSKLDKAAAWVKSNMPLGQGNSLSDQEVADVVIYMNAQERAPFDLKTRLLPKEEMGYYNSKVLEEKHTVETNFKEFGLDLKTIKGE, encoded by the coding sequence ATGAAAAAGTTGATTCTATTTCTAAGTTTAGCATCACTTATGTTTGCATTTGAGTATAAAGCTCCAGCAAACTACCCATCGGGAGAAGTGGGTGAATTGGTTAAATTAGGTGAGGATATTGTAAATAATACAGACACACATCCTTTAACAAAAGACCTTGTTGGAAATAAACTTCAATGTAAAAGCTGTCACTTAAAAGGGAGTGATGGTAAAGTAGGTACAGGTGAAGGTATTTCTAGCTGGATTGGTACAGCTGCAGCATTCCCGGCATGGTCAAAAAGAGAAAAAACAGTTCAATCACTTCAAGACAGATCAAACAACTGTTTTATGCGAAGTATGAACGGTAAACGACCTATCATTGACACAGAAGCGAGTATGGCAATTGCTGCTTATATTACGTGGTTATCAGAAGGTCATACGATTAAAATGAATGAAAAAGGACCTTGGAGTGTACACAACACCAAACTCTATCCTAAAGGGGTAAAACACTTTAAAGCGATTCAAAAAAAAGCAACTCATGCAAACTATGTAGCAGGTAAAGCAGTCTATGCTTCTCAATGTGCATCATGTCACGGGCAAAACGGTGAAGGTATTGCTGGAGCATTCCCTCCGTTATGGGGTAAAGATGCCAATGGTAACTGGTTGAGCTACAACACGGGTGCTGGTATGAGTAAACTTGATAAAGCAGCTGCTTGGGTTAAATCAAACATGCCATTGGGGCAAGGTAACAGTTTAAGTGATCAAGAGGTTGCAGACGTGGTTATTTATATGAACGCTCAAGAGAGAGCGCCATTTGATCTGAAAACAAGACTCTTACCAAAAGAAGAGATGGGTTATTACAACTCAAAAGTACTTGAAGAGAAACATACTGTAGAAACAAACTTCAAAGAGTTTGGTTTAGATTTAAAAACTATCAAAGGAGAGTAA
- a CDS encoding sensor histidine kinase encodes MLENSRHFILRITLIYSAIFFIFIALPSYFYGQLEIENHITAQQRVLFEHAQKIQRAIYDFSTSKSDTFVVPKSFKYEVMLLDKQDNVIYETSHLENIKQPVSIEFNLAHNRLGASKLIISKNISYQEIYLKIFLLVICVGLFIVISSFLLIQASIEPYKKVNEYLDAFFNDAMHELKTPLGVIQMNLEMLHEKQPHTKELQRSMNATKNLFLVYEDIEYLIKQKSVNYNKEWVDFSYLLSQRLDQFESLTHSKELTLEAHIQKDVQVQINRMHLQRIIDNTVSNAIKYSYKKTTIEINLIQEDQRTLFAVHNIGEVIQDTKRIFNRYYKENSIKGGFGIGLNIVKNICEENNILIDVDSSEELGTSFQYNFLK; translated from the coding sequence TTGCTCGAAAACAGTAGACACTTCATCCTGCGTATCACACTGATATACAGTGCCATCTTTTTTATCTTTATTGCCTTACCTTCATACTTCTATGGTCAACTTGAAATAGAGAATCACATCACAGCTCAACAACGTGTTTTGTTTGAACATGCACAAAAAATTCAACGTGCCATTTATGATTTTTCAACCTCTAAAAGCGATACTTTTGTTGTGCCAAAATCATTTAAGTATGAGGTGATGTTACTTGATAAACAGGACAATGTTATTTATGAAACTTCACACTTAGAGAACATCAAACAACCTGTGAGTATAGAGTTTAACCTTGCACACAACCGCTTGGGTGCGAGTAAACTGATTATCTCTAAAAACATCAGTTATCAAGAGATTTATTTAAAAATCTTCCTTTTAGTCATTTGTGTGGGACTCTTTATTGTTATTTCAAGCTTCTTGCTTATTCAAGCAAGCATTGAACCTTATAAAAAAGTCAATGAGTACTTGGATGCTTTTTTTAATGATGCCATGCATGAACTCAAAACCCCTTTGGGTGTAATACAAATGAACTTAGAGATGCTTCATGAAAAGCAACCTCACACCAAAGAGTTGCAACGCTCAATGAATGCGACTAAAAATCTTTTTTTGGTTTATGAAGACATTGAGTATTTAATCAAACAAAAAAGCGTGAATTACAATAAAGAGTGGGTAGATTTTTCTTATTTGCTTTCACAACGATTAGACCAATTTGAGAGTTTGACACATTCAAAAGAGCTCACTTTAGAAGCTCATATTCAAAAAGATGTTCAAGTTCAAATCAACAGAATGCATCTTCAACGTATCATTGATAACACTGTTTCTAACGCCATTAAATACTCTTACAAAAAAACAACCATTGAAATAAACCTAATACAAGAAGACCAACGTACCCTTTTTGCAGTGCATAATATTGGGGAAGTCATTCAAGACACCAAACGTATTTTCAATCGATACTACAAAGAAAACTCCATTAAAGGTGGGTTTGGTATTGGTTTGAATATTGTGAAAAATATCTGTGAAGAGAATAATATTCTTATTGATGTAGATTCCAGTGAAGAGCTCGGCACCTCTTTTCAATATAATTTCTTAAAATAA